From Rutidosis leptorrhynchoides isolate AG116_Rl617_1_P2 chromosome 3, CSIRO_AGI_Rlap_v1, whole genome shotgun sequence, a single genomic window includes:
- the LOC139900849 gene encoding uncharacterized protein codes for MTSSLTSEAWVMEVLNGHPIRCVNAFRMHPDLFRKLCGELETNYGLQSSDKMSTFEIVGIFMYTLALGLSNRDVMEHFHRSGETISRAFHEVLNAIIGRDKGFQGLARDIIRPKDPTFQLIPPQIMNDKRYMPYFKNCIGCIDGTHIRACITESQQLPYIGRKGVPTFNVMATCDFAMCFTYVSVGWEGSAHDTRVFMHSIQNKSMNFPQPPEGKYYLVDKGYPDRKGYLVPYPKTRYHQS; via the exons ATGACATCATCTCTAACAAGCGAGGCTTGGGTGATGGAAGTTTTAAATGGTCATCCAATACGATGTGTAAATGCATTTAGAATGCATCCGGATTTGTTTAGGAAACTCTGTGGAGAACTTGAAACAAACTATGGATTGCAGTCATCTGATAAAATGTCCACATTTGAGATAGTGGGGATATTTATGTATACATTGGCATTGGGGTTATCTAATAGAGATGTTATGGAGCATTTTCATCGTTCAGGAGAGACTATTAGTCGAGCATTTCATGAGGTTCTAAATGCAATTATTGGTAGAGATAAAGGTTTTCAAGGTCTAGCACGCGACATTATAAGACCAAAAGATCCAACTTTTCAACTAATACCACCTCAAATCATGAACGACAAAAGATATATGCCCTATTTCAAG AATTGCATCGGATGTATCGATGGTACACATATAAGGGCCTGCATCACAGAGAGTCAACAACTGCCTTATATTGGTAGAAAAGGAGTTCCTACTTTCAATGTGATGGCAACGTGTGATTTTGCTATGTGTTTTACATATGTATCAGTCGGATGGGAGGGATCAGCACATGACACACGTGTGTTTATGCACTCAATCCAAAATAAGTCAATGAACTTTCCACAACCGCCTGAAG GTAAATATTATTTGGTTGATAAAGGATATCCAGACAGAAAGGGTTACCTTGTTCCATATCCCAAGACAAGATACCATCAATCCTAA